Proteins encoded together in one Parcubacteria group bacterium window:
- the smpB gene encoding SsrA-binding protein SmpB, protein MAVIALNKQAKFDYELIDHYEAGLALFGHEVKSIKTGHISLKGAFVTVKGSELYLTNAMIPLYKHAANIKEYDPNRSRKLLVKKSEIRSLIGKKQQAGLTLVPIRVYTKGKLIKLDFALAKGKAKYDKRQTIKKRETDRNITRALRRG, encoded by the coding sequence ATGGCAGTGATCGCACTCAATAAGCAAGCAAAATTCGATTATGAACTCATTGACCACTATGAGGCGGGTTTGGCATTGTTCGGTCATGAGGTCAAATCGATCAAAACGGGACACATTTCACTCAAAGGCGCTTTTGTCACAGTAAAAGGTAGTGAGCTTTATCTCACCAATGCGATGATCCCTCTCTATAAACATGCAGCAAATATCAAAGAGTATGATCCAAATCGGTCTCGTAAGCTCCTCGTCAAAAAGTCGGAAATCCGCTCGCTGATCGGCAAAAAACAACAGGCTGGCTTGACATTGGTACCGATTCGTGTTTATACTAAGGGAAAGCTGATCAAGCTTGATTTTGCGCTTGCAAAAGGCAAGGCAAAATATGACAAGCGTCAGACGATCAAAAAACGTGAAACTGACCGCAATATCACACGCGCATTGCGCAGAGGTTAA